One region of Mangifera indica cultivar Alphonso chromosome 3, CATAS_Mindica_2.1, whole genome shotgun sequence genomic DNA includes:
- the LOC123210208 gene encoding oxysterol-binding protein-related protein 2A-like isoform X2 encodes MRVKEMHPLCCISLESPGIGDQSPDMWLSRTRSLPASSVSGFCGSEGNAQGSEGRVAGVLYKWTNYGKGWRSRWFLLKNGVLSYSKIRRPEYLNLLPPTDDVRLIGEISTNRLSRMDSGGFKRKQQKDVGIVHLKISSFRESKSDDRRFYIFTATKTLHLRTVSKKDRVSWIQALVSTRSLHLLRPLNDSLSLIPKDISVSTERLKKRLVEEGINENLVKDCEQIMLSEFSEIQGQLNVLCEERSNLLDTLRQLEAANIEADASGIHDGEYRLTKHELSSLGRGKYSECSTTESSDDIEKQELEEVSDEDEMSFYDTIEYFSELSVSSGSVRGGANQAEKHNEPGNQGDNVDKVHDKEKTDVRYPHVERRKKLPDPVEKEKGVSLWSMIKDNVGKDLTRVCLPVYFNEPISTLQKCFEDLEYSYLLDRAYEYGKMGNSVQRVLNVAAFAVSGYASSEGRHCKPFNPLLGETYEADYPDTGVRFFSEKVSHHPTIVACHCEGKGWKFSGESNVRTKFWGRSIQVDPVGVLTLEFDDGEIFQWSKVTTSIYNLILGKIYCDHHGTMHIQGNCEYSCKLKFKEQSILDRNPHQVNGFVEDMGGKKVATLFGKWDDSIYYTSGDGTGKPKDCSFSSNASLLWKSNKPPPNLTRYNLTSFAITLNELTPGLQIKEKLPPTDSRLRPDQRHLENGEYEKANAEKQRLERRQRMSRKLQENGWKPRWFKREGEDGPYRYAGGYWEAREQCKWDGCPNIFVDFNEDGVHTSEDS; translated from the exons ATGCGGGTGAAAGAAATGCATCCCTTATGTTGTATTTCACTGGAAAGTCCGGGCATCGGAGACCAGTCACCGGATATGTGGTTATCGAGGACAAGGAGTTTACCGGCTAGTTCTGTGTCCGGTTTTTGCGGATCTGAGGGTAATGCACAAGGATCGGAGGGAAGGGTGGCTGGAGTTTTGTACAAGTGGACAAATTACGGCAAGGGATGGAGATCCAGGTGGTTTTTGTTGAAAAACGGTGTGCTGTCGTATTCCAAGATTCGCCGACCTGAGTATTTGAATTTACTTCCGCCCACTGATGACGTCAGATTGATCGGAGAAATTTCCACCAATCGCCTTTCCAGAATGGACAGTGGCGGCTTTAAACGGAAGCAGCAGAAAGATGTTGGCATTGTTCATTTGAAG ATCTCATCATTTCGAGAAAGCAAATCCGATGACAGGCGGTTTTACATATTTACTGCTACAAAGACGCTACACTTGAGAACTGTTTCAAAGAAAGATCGTGTATCCTGGATACAAGCTTTGGTCTCAACTAGAAGCTTACACTTACTGAGACCACTGAATGATAGTCTCTCCCTCATACCAAAAGATATATCAGTATCAACTGAGAGGCTTAAAAAGCGCTTAGTGGAAGAGGGAATCAATGAAAATCTCGTGAAGGACTGTGAACAAATTATGCTTTCCGAGTTCTCTGAAATTCAAGGACAACTTAATGTTCTCTGCGAAGAAAGATCCAATTTGCTTGACACATTGAGGCAGTTGGAG GCTGCTAATATCGAAGCTGATGCCTCTGGAATTCACGATGGTGAATACCGCTTGACAAAGCATGAATTGTCTAGTCTAGGGCGTGGAAAATATAGTG AATGCAGCACGACTGAGTCATCTGATGATATTGAGAAACAAGAACTTGAGGAGGTATCAGATGAGGATGAAATGTCCTTTTATGACACAATAGAGTATTTCAGCGAACTTTCTGTTAGTTCTGGGTCTGTAAGAGGTGGTGCAAATCAAGCAGAGAAGCATAACGAACCTGGAAACCAAGGTGATAATGTGGACAAGGTGCATGATAAGGAGAAAACTGATGTGAGATATCCTCACGTTGAAAGGCGAAAAAAGCTACCTGATCCAgttgagaaagagaaaggtgTTAGTCTTTGGTCTATGATCAAAGATAATGTGGGAAAAGACCTGACACGAGTTTGTCTGCCTGTTTATTTTAATGAACCAATATCAACCCTTCAGAAATGTTTTGAGGATTTAGAGTACTCTTATCTTCTCGATCGAGCTTATGAGTATGGAAAAATG GGGAACAGTGTCCAAAGGGTTCTCAATGTTGCTGCTTTTGCGGTCTCTGGATATGCTTCCTCTGAAGGCAGGCACTGCAAACCCTTCAATCCTTTACTTGGAGAAACTTATGAAGCTGACTATCCTGACACAGGAGTTAGGTTCTTCTCTGAAAAG GTCAGTCACCACCCAACCATCGTTGCCTGCCACTGTGAAGGTAAAGGGTGGAAATTCTCAGGTGAGAGCAACGTCCGCACAAAATTTTGGGGACGATCAATTCAGGTTGACCCTGTTGGAGTTCTGACCCTAGAGTTTGATGATGGTGAAATATTCCAGTGGAGTAAG GTGACAACAAGTATTTACAATCTTATCCTTGGTAAAATATATTGTGATCACCATGGGACAATGCATATTCAAGGTAATTGTGAATATTCATGCAAACTCAAGTTCAAAGAGCAGTCTATTCTTGATCGAAATCCCCACCAG GTCAATGGATTTGTTGAAGATATGGGAGGGAAAAAGGTAGCTACATTATTTGGGAAATGGGATGACAGCATATATTATACTAGTGGTGATGGGACTGGCAAGCCAAAGGATTGCAGTTTCTCATCAAATGCCTCTTTGCTGTGGAAAAGTAATAAGCCCCCTCCTAATCTCACTCGGTACAACTTAACATCGTTTGCGATCACACTAAATGAGTTAACACCAGGATTGCAG ATTAAGGAGAAACTTCCACCTACGGATTCACGGCTTAGACCAGATCAGCGTCATCTGGAGAATGGGGAATATGAGAAGGCCAATGCGGAGAAGCAGCGGCTGGAAAGGAGACAAAGAATG TCCAGGAAATTACAAGAGAATGGATGGAAGCCTAGATGGTTCAAGAGGGAAGGTGAAGATGGACCCTATCGCTATGCCGGTGGGTATTGGGAAGCACGAGAACAGTGCAAGTGGGATGGATGTCCAAATATTTTTGTAGATTTTAATGAAGATGGTGTTCATACCTCTGAAGATTCTTGA
- the LOC123210208 gene encoding oxysterol-binding protein-related protein 2A-like isoform X4 → MRVKEMHPLCCISLESPGIGDQSPDMWLSRTRSLPASSVSGFCGSEGNAQGSEGRVAGVLYKWTNYGKGWRSRWFLLKNGVLSYSKIRRPEYLNLLPPTDDVRLIGEISTNRLSRMDSGGFKRKQQKDVGIVHLKISSFRESKSDDRRFYIFTATKTLHLRTVSKKDRVSWIQALVSTRSLHLLRPLNDSLSLIPKDISVSTERLKKRLVEEGINENLVKDCEQIMLSEFSEIQGQLNVLCEERSNLLDTLRQLEAANIEADASGIHDGEYRLTKHELSSLGRGKYSECSTTESSDDIEKQELEEVSDEDEMSFYDTIEYFSELSVSSGSVRGGANQAEKHNEPGNQGDNVDKVHDKEKTDVRYPHVERRKKLPDPVEKEKGVSLWSMIKDNVGKDLTRVCLPVYFNEPISTLQKCFEDLEYSYLLDRAYEYGKMGNSVQRVLNVAAFAVSGYASSEGRHCKPFNPLLGETYEADYPDTGVRFFSEKVSHHPTIVACHCEGKGWKFSGESNVRTKFWGRSIQVDPVGVLTLEFDDGEIFQWSKVTTSIYNLILGKIYCDHHGTMHIQGNCEYSCKLKFKEQSILDRNPHQVNGFVEDMGGKKVATLFGKWDDSIYYTSGDGTGKPKDCSFSSNASLLWKSNKPPPNLTRYNLTSFAITLNELTPGLQEKLPPTDSRLRPDQRHLENGEYEKANAEKQRLERRQRMSRKLQENGWKPRWFKREGEDGPYRYAGGYWEAREQCKWDGCPNIFVDFNEDGVHTSEDS, encoded by the exons ATGCGGGTGAAAGAAATGCATCCCTTATGTTGTATTTCACTGGAAAGTCCGGGCATCGGAGACCAGTCACCGGATATGTGGTTATCGAGGACAAGGAGTTTACCGGCTAGTTCTGTGTCCGGTTTTTGCGGATCTGAGGGTAATGCACAAGGATCGGAGGGAAGGGTGGCTGGAGTTTTGTACAAGTGGACAAATTACGGCAAGGGATGGAGATCCAGGTGGTTTTTGTTGAAAAACGGTGTGCTGTCGTATTCCAAGATTCGCCGACCTGAGTATTTGAATTTACTTCCGCCCACTGATGACGTCAGATTGATCGGAGAAATTTCCACCAATCGCCTTTCCAGAATGGACAGTGGCGGCTTTAAACGGAAGCAGCAGAAAGATGTTGGCATTGTTCATTTGAAG ATCTCATCATTTCGAGAAAGCAAATCCGATGACAGGCGGTTTTACATATTTACTGCTACAAAGACGCTACACTTGAGAACTGTTTCAAAGAAAGATCGTGTATCCTGGATACAAGCTTTGGTCTCAACTAGAAGCTTACACTTACTGAGACCACTGAATGATAGTCTCTCCCTCATACCAAAAGATATATCAGTATCAACTGAGAGGCTTAAAAAGCGCTTAGTGGAAGAGGGAATCAATGAAAATCTCGTGAAGGACTGTGAACAAATTATGCTTTCCGAGTTCTCTGAAATTCAAGGACAACTTAATGTTCTCTGCGAAGAAAGATCCAATTTGCTTGACACATTGAGGCAGTTGGAG GCTGCTAATATCGAAGCTGATGCCTCTGGAATTCACGATGGTGAATACCGCTTGACAAAGCATGAATTGTCTAGTCTAGGGCGTGGAAAATATAGTG AATGCAGCACGACTGAGTCATCTGATGATATTGAGAAACAAGAACTTGAGGAGGTATCAGATGAGGATGAAATGTCCTTTTATGACACAATAGAGTATTTCAGCGAACTTTCTGTTAGTTCTGGGTCTGTAAGAGGTGGTGCAAATCAAGCAGAGAAGCATAACGAACCTGGAAACCAAGGTGATAATGTGGACAAGGTGCATGATAAGGAGAAAACTGATGTGAGATATCCTCACGTTGAAAGGCGAAAAAAGCTACCTGATCCAgttgagaaagagaaaggtgTTAGTCTTTGGTCTATGATCAAAGATAATGTGGGAAAAGACCTGACACGAGTTTGTCTGCCTGTTTATTTTAATGAACCAATATCAACCCTTCAGAAATGTTTTGAGGATTTAGAGTACTCTTATCTTCTCGATCGAGCTTATGAGTATGGAAAAATG GGGAACAGTGTCCAAAGGGTTCTCAATGTTGCTGCTTTTGCGGTCTCTGGATATGCTTCCTCTGAAGGCAGGCACTGCAAACCCTTCAATCCTTTACTTGGAGAAACTTATGAAGCTGACTATCCTGACACAGGAGTTAGGTTCTTCTCTGAAAAG GTCAGTCACCACCCAACCATCGTTGCCTGCCACTGTGAAGGTAAAGGGTGGAAATTCTCAGGTGAGAGCAACGTCCGCACAAAATTTTGGGGACGATCAATTCAGGTTGACCCTGTTGGAGTTCTGACCCTAGAGTTTGATGATGGTGAAATATTCCAGTGGAGTAAG GTGACAACAAGTATTTACAATCTTATCCTTGGTAAAATATATTGTGATCACCATGGGACAATGCATATTCAAGGTAATTGTGAATATTCATGCAAACTCAAGTTCAAAGAGCAGTCTATTCTTGATCGAAATCCCCACCAG GTCAATGGATTTGTTGAAGATATGGGAGGGAAAAAGGTAGCTACATTATTTGGGAAATGGGATGACAGCATATATTATACTAGTGGTGATGGGACTGGCAAGCCAAAGGATTGCAGTTTCTCATCAAATGCCTCTTTGCTGTGGAAAAGTAATAAGCCCCCTCCTAATCTCACTCGGTACAACTTAACATCGTTTGCGATCACACTAAATGAGTTAACACCAGGATTGCAG GAGAAACTTCCACCTACGGATTCACGGCTTAGACCAGATCAGCGTCATCTGGAGAATGGGGAATATGAGAAGGCCAATGCGGAGAAGCAGCGGCTGGAAAGGAGACAAAGAATG TCCAGGAAATTACAAGAGAATGGATGGAAGCCTAGATGGTTCAAGAGGGAAGGTGAAGATGGACCCTATCGCTATGCCGGTGGGTATTGGGAAGCACGAGAACAGTGCAAGTGGGATGGATGTCCAAATATTTTTGTAGATTTTAATGAAGATGGTGTTCATACCTCTGAAGATTCTTGA
- the LOC123210208 gene encoding oxysterol-binding protein-related protein 2A-like isoform X5, whose amino-acid sequence MRVKEMHPLCCISLESPGIGDQSPDMWLSRTRSLPASSVSGFCGSEGNAQGSEGRVAGVLYKWTNYGKGWRSRWFLLKNGVLSYSKIRRPEYLNLLPPTDDVRLIGEISTNRLSRMDSGGFKRKQQKDVGIVHLKQISSFRESKSDDRRFYIFTATKTLHLRTVSKKDRVSWIQALVSTRSLHLLRPLNDSLSLIPKDISVSTERLKKRLVEEGINENLVKDCEQIMLSEFSEIQGQLNVLCEERSNLLDTLRQLEAANIEADASGIHDGEYRLTKHELSSLGRGKYSECSTTESSDDIEKQELEEVSDEDEMSFYDTIEYFSELSVSSGSVRGGANQAEKHNEPGNQGDNVDKVHDKEKTDVRYPHVERRKKLPDPVEKEKGVSLWSMIKDNVGKDLTRVCLPVYFNEPISTLQKCFEDLEYSYLLDRAYEYGKMGNSVQRVLNVAAFAVSGYASSEGRHCKPFNPLLGETYEADYPDTGVRFFSEKVSHHPTIVACHCEGKGWKFSGESNVRTKFWGRSIQVDPVGVLTLEFDDGEIFQWSKVTTSIYNLILGKIYCDHHGTMHIQGNCEYSCKLKFKEQSILDRNPHQVNGFVEDMGGKKVATLFGKWDDSIYYTSGDGTGKPKDCSFSSNASLLWKSNKPPPNLTRYNLTSFAITLNELTPGLQLCLIPGI is encoded by the exons ATGCGGGTGAAAGAAATGCATCCCTTATGTTGTATTTCACTGGAAAGTCCGGGCATCGGAGACCAGTCACCGGATATGTGGTTATCGAGGACAAGGAGTTTACCGGCTAGTTCTGTGTCCGGTTTTTGCGGATCTGAGGGTAATGCACAAGGATCGGAGGGAAGGGTGGCTGGAGTTTTGTACAAGTGGACAAATTACGGCAAGGGATGGAGATCCAGGTGGTTTTTGTTGAAAAACGGTGTGCTGTCGTATTCCAAGATTCGCCGACCTGAGTATTTGAATTTACTTCCGCCCACTGATGACGTCAGATTGATCGGAGAAATTTCCACCAATCGCCTTTCCAGAATGGACAGTGGCGGCTTTAAACGGAAGCAGCAGAAAGATGTTGGCATTGTTCATTTGAAG CAGATCTCATCATTTCGAGAAAGCAAATCCGATGACAGGCGGTTTTACATATTTACTGCTACAAAGACGCTACACTTGAGAACTGTTTCAAAGAAAGATCGTGTATCCTGGATACAAGCTTTGGTCTCAACTAGAAGCTTACACTTACTGAGACCACTGAATGATAGTCTCTCCCTCATACCAAAAGATATATCAGTATCAACTGAGAGGCTTAAAAAGCGCTTAGTGGAAGAGGGAATCAATGAAAATCTCGTGAAGGACTGTGAACAAATTATGCTTTCCGAGTTCTCTGAAATTCAAGGACAACTTAATGTTCTCTGCGAAGAAAGATCCAATTTGCTTGACACATTGAGGCAGTTGGAG GCTGCTAATATCGAAGCTGATGCCTCTGGAATTCACGATGGTGAATACCGCTTGACAAAGCATGAATTGTCTAGTCTAGGGCGTGGAAAATATAGTG AATGCAGCACGACTGAGTCATCTGATGATATTGAGAAACAAGAACTTGAGGAGGTATCAGATGAGGATGAAATGTCCTTTTATGACACAATAGAGTATTTCAGCGAACTTTCTGTTAGTTCTGGGTCTGTAAGAGGTGGTGCAAATCAAGCAGAGAAGCATAACGAACCTGGAAACCAAGGTGATAATGTGGACAAGGTGCATGATAAGGAGAAAACTGATGTGAGATATCCTCACGTTGAAAGGCGAAAAAAGCTACCTGATCCAgttgagaaagagaaaggtgTTAGTCTTTGGTCTATGATCAAAGATAATGTGGGAAAAGACCTGACACGAGTTTGTCTGCCTGTTTATTTTAATGAACCAATATCAACCCTTCAGAAATGTTTTGAGGATTTAGAGTACTCTTATCTTCTCGATCGAGCTTATGAGTATGGAAAAATG GGGAACAGTGTCCAAAGGGTTCTCAATGTTGCTGCTTTTGCGGTCTCTGGATATGCTTCCTCTGAAGGCAGGCACTGCAAACCCTTCAATCCTTTACTTGGAGAAACTTATGAAGCTGACTATCCTGACACAGGAGTTAGGTTCTTCTCTGAAAAG GTCAGTCACCACCCAACCATCGTTGCCTGCCACTGTGAAGGTAAAGGGTGGAAATTCTCAGGTGAGAGCAACGTCCGCACAAAATTTTGGGGACGATCAATTCAGGTTGACCCTGTTGGAGTTCTGACCCTAGAGTTTGATGATGGTGAAATATTCCAGTGGAGTAAG GTGACAACAAGTATTTACAATCTTATCCTTGGTAAAATATATTGTGATCACCATGGGACAATGCATATTCAAGGTAATTGTGAATATTCATGCAAACTCAAGTTCAAAGAGCAGTCTATTCTTGATCGAAATCCCCACCAG GTCAATGGATTTGTTGAAGATATGGGAGGGAAAAAGGTAGCTACATTATTTGGGAAATGGGATGACAGCATATATTATACTAGTGGTGATGGGACTGGCAAGCCAAAGGATTGCAGTTTCTCATCAAATGCCTCTTTGCTGTGGAAAAGTAATAAGCCCCCTCCTAATCTCACTCGGTACAACTTAACATCGTTTGCGATCACACTAAATGAGTTAACACCAGGATTGCAG CTGTGTCTGATCCCGGGTATTTGA
- the LOC123210208 gene encoding oxysterol-binding protein-related protein 2A-like isoform X1, producing MRVKEMHPLCCISLESPGIGDQSPDMWLSRTRSLPASSVSGFCGSEGNAQGSEGRVAGVLYKWTNYGKGWRSRWFLLKNGVLSYSKIRRPEYLNLLPPTDDVRLIGEISTNRLSRMDSGGFKRKQQKDVGIVHLKQISSFRESKSDDRRFYIFTATKTLHLRTVSKKDRVSWIQALVSTRSLHLLRPLNDSLSLIPKDISVSTERLKKRLVEEGINENLVKDCEQIMLSEFSEIQGQLNVLCEERSNLLDTLRQLEAANIEADASGIHDGEYRLTKHELSSLGRGKYSECSTTESSDDIEKQELEEVSDEDEMSFYDTIEYFSELSVSSGSVRGGANQAEKHNEPGNQGDNVDKVHDKEKTDVRYPHVERRKKLPDPVEKEKGVSLWSMIKDNVGKDLTRVCLPVYFNEPISTLQKCFEDLEYSYLLDRAYEYGKMGNSVQRVLNVAAFAVSGYASSEGRHCKPFNPLLGETYEADYPDTGVRFFSEKVSHHPTIVACHCEGKGWKFSGESNVRTKFWGRSIQVDPVGVLTLEFDDGEIFQWSKVTTSIYNLILGKIYCDHHGTMHIQGNCEYSCKLKFKEQSILDRNPHQVNGFVEDMGGKKVATLFGKWDDSIYYTSGDGTGKPKDCSFSSNASLLWKSNKPPPNLTRYNLTSFAITLNELTPGLQIKEKLPPTDSRLRPDQRHLENGEYEKANAEKQRLERRQRMSRKLQENGWKPRWFKREGEDGPYRYAGGYWEAREQCKWDGCPNIFVDFNEDGVHTSEDS from the exons ATGCGGGTGAAAGAAATGCATCCCTTATGTTGTATTTCACTGGAAAGTCCGGGCATCGGAGACCAGTCACCGGATATGTGGTTATCGAGGACAAGGAGTTTACCGGCTAGTTCTGTGTCCGGTTTTTGCGGATCTGAGGGTAATGCACAAGGATCGGAGGGAAGGGTGGCTGGAGTTTTGTACAAGTGGACAAATTACGGCAAGGGATGGAGATCCAGGTGGTTTTTGTTGAAAAACGGTGTGCTGTCGTATTCCAAGATTCGCCGACCTGAGTATTTGAATTTACTTCCGCCCACTGATGACGTCAGATTGATCGGAGAAATTTCCACCAATCGCCTTTCCAGAATGGACAGTGGCGGCTTTAAACGGAAGCAGCAGAAAGATGTTGGCATTGTTCATTTGAAG CAGATCTCATCATTTCGAGAAAGCAAATCCGATGACAGGCGGTTTTACATATTTACTGCTACAAAGACGCTACACTTGAGAACTGTTTCAAAGAAAGATCGTGTATCCTGGATACAAGCTTTGGTCTCAACTAGAAGCTTACACTTACTGAGACCACTGAATGATAGTCTCTCCCTCATACCAAAAGATATATCAGTATCAACTGAGAGGCTTAAAAAGCGCTTAGTGGAAGAGGGAATCAATGAAAATCTCGTGAAGGACTGTGAACAAATTATGCTTTCCGAGTTCTCTGAAATTCAAGGACAACTTAATGTTCTCTGCGAAGAAAGATCCAATTTGCTTGACACATTGAGGCAGTTGGAG GCTGCTAATATCGAAGCTGATGCCTCTGGAATTCACGATGGTGAATACCGCTTGACAAAGCATGAATTGTCTAGTCTAGGGCGTGGAAAATATAGTG AATGCAGCACGACTGAGTCATCTGATGATATTGAGAAACAAGAACTTGAGGAGGTATCAGATGAGGATGAAATGTCCTTTTATGACACAATAGAGTATTTCAGCGAACTTTCTGTTAGTTCTGGGTCTGTAAGAGGTGGTGCAAATCAAGCAGAGAAGCATAACGAACCTGGAAACCAAGGTGATAATGTGGACAAGGTGCATGATAAGGAGAAAACTGATGTGAGATATCCTCACGTTGAAAGGCGAAAAAAGCTACCTGATCCAgttgagaaagagaaaggtgTTAGTCTTTGGTCTATGATCAAAGATAATGTGGGAAAAGACCTGACACGAGTTTGTCTGCCTGTTTATTTTAATGAACCAATATCAACCCTTCAGAAATGTTTTGAGGATTTAGAGTACTCTTATCTTCTCGATCGAGCTTATGAGTATGGAAAAATG GGGAACAGTGTCCAAAGGGTTCTCAATGTTGCTGCTTTTGCGGTCTCTGGATATGCTTCCTCTGAAGGCAGGCACTGCAAACCCTTCAATCCTTTACTTGGAGAAACTTATGAAGCTGACTATCCTGACACAGGAGTTAGGTTCTTCTCTGAAAAG GTCAGTCACCACCCAACCATCGTTGCCTGCCACTGTGAAGGTAAAGGGTGGAAATTCTCAGGTGAGAGCAACGTCCGCACAAAATTTTGGGGACGATCAATTCAGGTTGACCCTGTTGGAGTTCTGACCCTAGAGTTTGATGATGGTGAAATATTCCAGTGGAGTAAG GTGACAACAAGTATTTACAATCTTATCCTTGGTAAAATATATTGTGATCACCATGGGACAATGCATATTCAAGGTAATTGTGAATATTCATGCAAACTCAAGTTCAAAGAGCAGTCTATTCTTGATCGAAATCCCCACCAG GTCAATGGATTTGTTGAAGATATGGGAGGGAAAAAGGTAGCTACATTATTTGGGAAATGGGATGACAGCATATATTATACTAGTGGTGATGGGACTGGCAAGCCAAAGGATTGCAGTTTCTCATCAAATGCCTCTTTGCTGTGGAAAAGTAATAAGCCCCCTCCTAATCTCACTCGGTACAACTTAACATCGTTTGCGATCACACTAAATGAGTTAACACCAGGATTGCAG ATTAAGGAGAAACTTCCACCTACGGATTCACGGCTTAGACCAGATCAGCGTCATCTGGAGAATGGGGAATATGAGAAGGCCAATGCGGAGAAGCAGCGGCTGGAAAGGAGACAAAGAATG TCCAGGAAATTACAAGAGAATGGATGGAAGCCTAGATGGTTCAAGAGGGAAGGTGAAGATGGACCCTATCGCTATGCCGGTGGGTATTGGGAAGCACGAGAACAGTGCAAGTGGGATGGATGTCCAAATATTTTTGTAGATTTTAATGAAGATGGTGTTCATACCTCTGAAGATTCTTGA